In the Hirundo rustica isolate bHirRus1 chromosome 2, bHirRus1.pri.v3, whole genome shotgun sequence genome, TGGTTTGcacaccaaaaataaaaatcaatcttATCAACAACAGACTATTAGTTTAAAAAACACTCCTAGTGGTAGTGTAGTTACCTTTTAAAACATGCTCATAATGCTTTTaaatacatgtatttatttacatttaaaataaacagtaaatCTTGCACTACTTGAGTAGGAAAATGATGTAGCTGCCCTcttaaacattttctgtttgtttggatGTACTGCATGGGAACTGAAAATCCACCCCTGTATTTAAATGGAGCACAATGAATTCATTTTGTTAAAAGTGGAATCCTTCCAGTTTGTATGGAatcatttttcttaaaactacATTTGAAATACAACAGGAGTAAATTATTAAAACTTACTATCACCTTGTGTATTTCTGCATACCGAACACTTGTTCTGAGTGTTGTTAAGAAAACAGAGTTAGCAGAGTGGTTGATTTCAGTAGTTTATTGAAAGGACAAACCAACTTCTGATAAAAGCTGACCATTTTTGCAAGTGCATAGGGGAATTCTTTTTATTTAGACAAATAATTCAGCCAAATCTGAGAAGACAATTGAGAACtataaaagcacaaaaacttGTTTTCCTGTTCTGAGATTAATTAATTCATCTGAGATTAATTGTAAGGGCTTGTGATAGAACTCAGTAATCCTGTAAAATGTGGTGAAGCAACCTATTTATTAAACAAATGTTAAACTTAGCCACTGAACTGATTTAAAATGCAAGTCGTGTTCAGATATCTACCTTTTGCTCTTGTAAATTCTTAACACATCTAAGGTATTTCCAAAATTAACTAGCAAACTTTTTATAATCCTACTACGGTGCATTTCATCTTAATTGCAGCCTACACTCAAGGCTTTCAATGCAGATTATGAGCAGAAGCAAATAACCTGGATGCTAAAATTAACCATTAGTTTCATTGTAGATGGATGTGTTTGTTCCCTATGATCAGAAATCTTGTACTCAAATCAATACTTTGacaaaaacaagaacaaaacttCTCAGCTCTCAGGTCCTGTGTGATTTACCACGCTGAACTACCATGGATCCTTAAGTTTTGGGGGTCTTTTTCTTCCAAGTGTAAGGGTCAAAATGTAGTAACAGATCCATATTCACTCATGTTTATGTACAGTAATATTTCCCAGCTCCATTAAATCCATTCTCCATGTCAGTTTTGGGGTATAATAAACCTAGTTTGAtgcatttattcttttcatCACACAATGTTGCTGCTTTTCTAGTCTTCTGGAATTTTATCATGTGCCAAATATAATCAGTGAGAATATCAGTCCTCCTTGAGAATGGAGTTATCTGCCCTAAATTCTGCAAGGAGAGCTAAATGTACAGGGTGTGGGTCTTTGGTTATTGTGGAAAGCACTTCTAAAAAGCATTAATGCTTCACTGGCCCTTCTTGCCTTGCTCTCTCTAACACAGAGGGAAACCTGCTGTAACCAAGATGTCATTGGGGTAGAACAATCTTCAGAGTTTAACTCAGAATAAATgatcttttgtttttattctttacaTGTACAGCTGGAAGGTGTTAGTAACTGCTACTCTTCTGCTGGAAGACTTCTGGTTTTAAACAGATAACAGCAGAGTAGGCAACAGGTTTCCCAAAAGGGTGGTATAGCTGCTGGTGTGGTTAGCTAAGCCccctggaattaaaaaaaaaattaatttaaagagtTCCTCTGTCCAGAGCTGATGCTGGAAAACTTACAATCCTCCACATCTCCTTAGTTTCTCAGGGAAGCAGATCACTTTAAGACTATTTACTCCAGCAGGAGTGGGGACCACTGGTCTTTTACCAGGTCCTGTTGAGAATGTCTGAGTGTTGCATGCAGCAAGCAGCCTGTGTGTCACTCACTGCACTTTCAAGTCCTGTAGCAGAGGAAGCACCGTGCTGGAAAACAAGACTGCATCGTAAATGAAATCATGTTGGAGTTCAGGCAGAAGAAATTGCAAAGCTGTGCTAATGCTTCCTTCTGCCCAAGAAACTCTCAACTGTTAAAACACCATATTTTGGGTTTTGCCAGACGTCAGCTACTGAGAGAAAAATGCATGGTTTTCTATGTTAAATACATCACTATTACAATATGGATGAGTTCTCCCTGACTTTGCAGATATTGGAATGTGGTAGTGAGCACAGAGGGAGCTGGCAGTAAGAAAAGTATTGTATTAGGAAAACCATCCCTccctttttcctgttctttccaTACTGAACATACACACTTCTGTACTGCAGCCTTCCTCCTCTGCATTGCAATCAAGTGGTCTCCAAAGGCAGTATTTTAACAATTGAGTAACCAACGTTTAAAAGGTTGAGTTTGTTTCCAGCTTTGAGAGGAATGCCTCTGTCACTAAAAATCTCCCAAGATACTTAGGGATCAGCCTTTTCCTGTTGTAAAACTTCTTTGTGCAAAGAGCCAAGTGCTGTTAGCACTACACAAAACTACGAAGACAGCAGGCtaggagaaattaaattatcagCCAAGTGAATGATTTGGATCTCTGATAATGAGTgtgctcttttctcctttcttgagGCTTGacacactgagagcagcacagaccAAGCTGCGTGTGAAGTTCAGCTATGTCATGATTGCCCTGACAATAGTGGGATGCATCACCATGGTGGTCCAAGGGAAGCAGGTAAGCACAGCAAATAAATCTTCATTTAACTTCTTGGCTCCTCTATGGATTTTTAGTACTGTCTTGCTTTgagggtttgtttctttgtttgtttggggggtttttgtcaTTTTATCACTGAACAAAATTTTAACAAGTCCTCCTGGTTTCCCAGAAGTGACCCTCATTGACTAATTCCCATCAGAAAAGGATGATGTCACCGTTAGGatgcttcctttaaaaaaaaccctaacaaaacCCCCTGAGCTTAAAGCATCTGTGTGGCAGAAGAACCTTAtttgttttgctgcctttctcCTGATGACAAGGTTCAGGTCTGGTTTCTGTGGACTTCTGTGTTCTAGAGAAACTTAAAAATAGTGACAGTCTTAACCCCAGTGCTGCGAGCTACTGAGTGTCACCTGACACTTCTGTCGGGATTTGTCTATTAAATGAAAAGGATGAAGCACTCTGAAATGAAACaatggaaggatttttcctggttttagcAGCAGAGATCAAACACTGATGATTCCCAGAGCATTTTCCTCTGTACTGGAGCAGTATGAATGCAAATACCAGGGAGAGAAGACAGCTACTTTGGAATCCttgttttcagagcagctggaattaTTTATGTTTCCTGTGATGAGCTCAGTTGGCCAGAGAATGGTGCTAATAATGCCAAGGTTGCAAGTTTGATCCCCCAGTGGCCCATTCACTGAAGAGTTGGAATTGATGATCCATGTGGTCCCTTCCAtctaaaaatattctgagtCTGTGATTATGTTTAACTTCTGATTTATTTCTAGTACCTCTGTCTTGTGAAAATCGTATCAGTATTACATCCTGTGCTTCTGCTCTGTATTTATCTGCTAGTGCCTTGAAAaaagggttttgtttatttccagAGAAGTAATTACTTCTTATTgtctaaataatttatttttacccTCTTGGCTTCCTGGCATTAAAGCTGACAGAACTGTGCCTTGGTAAGGATAGGTCAGGTATTTTGTATGTTACTGATTCAAGTTTCAACTCCGTGGTCCTTCAGGTGATAACTGATGACCTTATGATGTTGTAGGCTGTGAAGAGACATGAATCTCTTACGAGCATAAACTTGGAGAAGAAAGCCCAGTGGAAAGCGGAAGCAGAAGCATCTGCTAAACCATAGGGGAGGAAGTGAAGAGATCAAGGACTGGGTAGAAAAGCAAAGTGCTTTGCAGCACTGAGAAGAGGATATCATCACAGCTTTCCTCTATGTTAGTTCTGTACACTCATgttcaggaaagaaagaatatgTTGTCCTGTTatcaataaaacaaataaaaccagaaatacctattttcttttcctagtaACTGCCCCTTTCTTCCAAACTCTTTTCTTCAGCGTTAGTGGGACAGGATACATGAGCACAGAGGATGAGCAATGTAATTGTTTCCCTCGTGCTGTGCGCCAGACTAAGCATCTCCTAAagtgctgcagcacctgcaaCTGCATTCATGGTAGCAATGCTCTGTGTGAAGTCTCATGTTCTTACCACTCACAGGAAGGTAACTGTAACACAGAAGATCCATCCCTTTGGTATGCACTTGTACAAACAAAATACCTTCACTGGTCAGCCATCCACTATCACTGACTGTT is a window encoding:
- the FAM162A gene encoding protein FAM162A isoform X2 codes for the protein MTEGVDLKISRRLCIKPQQELQSKGRSASGVPGYKPTEWERRFLLWAGYFKKPEDIPETVSLDTLRAAQTKLRVKFSYVMIALTIVGCITMVVQGKQAVKRHESLTSINLEKKAQWKAEAEASAKP